TCGACGCCCCGGCCATCTCCAGGCTCGTGGCGTACTCCCCGACGTAGCGCCGGGCGATGGTGACGCCCTGCGCGGCGAGGATCTGGTGCACGCGGCGGTACAGCACGTACAGCTCCTCCAGCGGGGTGGCGCCCATGCCGTTGACGAGCACCGCGACGCGGTCGCCGTCGGCCAGGCCGAGGTCCGCGACGAGCGCCGGGACCAGCCGGTCCGCGATCGCGTCCGCGGTCTCCAGCGGACCGCGGTGGATGCCGGGCTCGCCGTGGATCCCGATGCCGATCTCCATCTCCCCGTCCGGCAGGTCGAAGCTCGGCTGCTGCGTGGTGGGCAGGATGGTCGGTGACAGGCCGATGCCCATCGTGGCGGTGTGCTCGACGACGTCCTCGGCGACGGCGGCCACCTGCTCGAGGCTGTCGCCCCGCTCGGCGGCCGCGCCCGCGGCCTTGTAGGCGAAGAAGATGCCGGCGACGCCGCGGCGGTCGGTCTTGCGCTCCTTGGGCTGGCTGGCCACGTCGTCGCGCCCGAGCACCGTCCGGGTCTCGATGTCCTCGAGCTCCGCCAGGTCCGCGGC
The sequence above is drawn from the Aquipuribacter hungaricus genome and encodes:
- a CDS encoding dihydroxyacetone kinase subunit DhaK — protein: MKKIINDPAAFVDEFVDGILLAHPDLLKVPGDDRRILVRADAPVAGKVGIVTGGGSGHLPLFKGYVGAGLCSGVAIGNVFSSPSSQQVFEATQAVHGGAGVLYLYGNYGGDVFNFDLAADLAELEDIETRTVLGRDDVASQPKERKTDRRGVAGIFFAYKAAGAAAERGDSLEQVAAVAEDVVEHTATMGIGLSPTILPTTQQPSFDLPDGEMEIGIGIHGEPGIHRGPLETADAIADRLVPALVADLGLADGDRVAVLVNGMGATPLEELYVLYRRVHQILAAQGVTIARRYVGEYATSLEMAGASISLLALDDARLALLDAPARSPFFQEG